In Styela clava chromosome 6, kaStyClav1.hap1.2, whole genome shotgun sequence, the genomic window cataatattgaaacgatcgttatgtccactacgtgtccaataagctgCAGTCAAACTTGATGTCGATGTTGATATGTGATGTAAATATACAGTCGAAGGTGAATAATTTTATAACAGCCTAAAATCCAAAAATAACAGAAATTGTAAAGAGGTCCACAATCTCACATTTGTAACAGATAATGAAATACGGTTGTAAAATACTACTCAATGGTTTACATTGCAAATTTGTTACGAATTTAATGAAGTTCAATTATCCGAAGAGGATGAAAAATGATCAGTGTTTTCCAGCAAGGAGAAATTCCTCCTTAgtaataaattttgttgttttatagtAGAAAAAAATTACTTTGTATTTGCACGTAGTATTAATAATATCGTTTAGTCACTGCTGgtttaatacatatatatatatatatatatatggaacaATTTCGAACTATAGCAAAATTGTTTATCACTCAATAATGATTCAAGAAGACAcaacaaatgataaaaaatggAGTTGTACGCAAATTGAGGTATACAGTGTTTCAAAATGGAAAAAGAGCagaaaaggttgaaaaccactaaGTTAATTGAAACTTTGTAAAATACAGTTTTATTGCTTAAACCTATTGCATATTCTACCGAATATGTTTTTAATTCcaaattattttggcattgatTGTGGTAATATTTACGGCACCAGCAGGATTTGGCTTGAAGTAACTCACTCACGACCATTGCCAGGACAGGTGATGCTCTCCCAGATTGACCAGTTCGAATTATCCATCAAATATACAGCAGAAGCAGAATCGATTATTGAATCGCTTGTTTTTCCAAGCATTTAGGCTTGAGaaagatatttgtttatttccaacttcaataattaatttgaatatatttaaactGATTCATTATCTTATTAACAGTTATTACGCTATTGtaccttttttttaaaataagtgCCTAACGgtaaacaatttattattctcaaatacCCTTAGTAGACTCAAGTGCATGCATTGGATATTCACCTAGGCTAATCATTGTGACATATATTAGGATTTTCCGTCTTTTTTATTGGTGATAATTcccattttctatatttttcgaagtgcctagcatatgtggtgatcGGGCGTGTGCGCCTCCTTATAATAGCctactacgttttaaatattacCAGTGCCTACCGGTgacaatttattattctcaaatacTACTACTAGACTCAAGGGCTTAGGGCATGCATTGGATATTCACCTAGGCTAATCATTGTGactaatattttgattttcttattttctatatttttcgaAGTGTCTAAATAAATGCATAGCATATGTGGTGATCGAGCGCGTGCGCCAACTAtcatactacgttttaaatattaccaatgagtttacttgttgcaattttcatgttcaatatttaatattttcaactaatttatcatgtttttaaaagttattacgccCATTTTACACTTTTTCCAGAGTGCCTAAGTAAGTGTCTGAAAAAGTGCCTTCTAAGTTAGTCCGTCCCGAAAATGCGTGCCGATTGAAACTATTTCCCTGATCTTGCATTGTTGATACGCAACAGTCTGACTCCCTGGTCTGACTcaacggccggcaaccaacttgcaTAATGTTAAGCAAGTTCATGGACTTGTTCAAgttcttgtgccatatttgggaaacgcgaaacaatggagtcttatgagaaattttcgtcgtgttgttgtaccgaatcgaataagtccgctGGTACAAGTGATAGAATGAAACtgaagggtggattttgaactttaagatatatgctatctTAATATATAAcgaaatttaggaaaaaaaactAACCAATGCGCTAAATTTGACCCCAAACACagcgtagaaccatttttggtcatatttccaaagattttatagtgatacgctaatttgaggctgtaaaatgtctccgcaacaatcctacaatgtcatttgttctttTAGCGCAGCTTTGAGCTGAGCAGTAGGGCATTATGGAAATTGACGACCGAAAAATGTCaaccagaaaatagaaacggccattgaagcaaagttgggtcggccggtaatttcgaagaaaaaatacaacttttcatctgtgacgtcatacggaacgccattgtcaaatggttaattatgacgattagaatggccaatttacttcggaagcaactcggaaccggtatacttgtcttcaaagacaatttaatgtactataaatgtaatttggccaacatgaaaggatataagcatgtacggctaagattctacttcaaaacgcgaccttcaaaatttttctactcaaaatattagtgaaataataggtatgtttcaataattgtgttgaaacttctcataaggcgccgtgttaaattgccgagaacaataggcacaagatggcgtccattgtctgagcgctgtctcgcttatattatatatacgctttggtcTGACTGTGCGAAATCCACGACTTTGCAGCCATTGCAGGTAGTTATATCCTCAATGAAACTTAGGAGAGATTTTAAGAGTTCATTAGTCTGTTAGTTCAGTACCGGTAGTTAGGCGGAGCGCGGAGGACAAGGGCGATATCATCGGCTGACGGACAACTctctgtagtcgagttgtctctggtggtGAGTTGtacgtgtagtcgagttgtccgcctcccatAACATCAGCCTGACAGCAGGAAGATTGAATTTAGTTACAGCAGTTACCGTACCGCAGTTGTTGTTGCAGCTAATTCAGTAATTGCATAATTGTGAGGTTATATATtacaactttgtttggtgtctgattactgggggttcgGGTTGATTGTTTCACCACTCGGGGTACTTACGGTAACAGGAAAATGGTCAAGAACCCCTGGGggtctccctaaaaccaggcacttgcgaattcaggcaccatttcaggcacttcagcactttgaaattttttattttcaccgTACGTCATTGGGGTTTCCAATTTACCTGACAAGATAATTAgactttaaataaatttttgcatccctatattgcaataaaacaatattatttccaatttttcaatagtacggtaaaatgtggcaacattgattacaaaataaagaaatcaggcacttgtgaaatttcaggagcttggtcaaaacctattttacaatgtatctgattactctaaaacagaaaattaaatatagGCCTATACACTTTGTATGAttgaatttacaacattttggtaaaatacaataccggtaccggtaccgtttgTGACTGATGGAGACGTATcatatttcgcaagtgcctgattatTCATTTTTCTCTGTgacagttgccatattttttcgcaattattttcttaaattatttgcgtcataacttactattctttgctttctaacgcaaattcattgttccacaacaatttgagcgtATTTAATAGAGTAGAGTTATTGATTACATACTAAAATAGCTATCCTATCTGAAAGTCGTTAAGTGAGAAATATGAAAGAAGAAGAGATAGCATCAGAACATACTGGATTCAGATTATGGAGAGAATTGGGAAGACCCAAAATGATAGTTGCACCCATGGTGGATCAAAGTGAACTGGCATGGAGAATGCTTTCAAGAAAATATGGAGCGCAGCTGTGCTACACTCCTATGCTACACGCGTCAGTATTTATTCGAAATGAGCAATACAGAAAAGATGCATTAACATCATGCAATGAGGATAGACCATTGATTGTTCAATTTTGTGCAAACGATCCAGAAATTTTACTCAAGGCAAGCGTTTTGGCTCAAGATCACTGTGATGCAGTAGATTTAAATTTAGGATGTCCTCAGGCAATTGCAAGACGTGGTCATTATGGAGCATTTCTGCAAGATGATTGGGATCTTATAAGCAAAATGGTATCACTTTGTCACAAAAACTTATCGATACCGATAACTTGCAAAATTCGAATTTTTCTGACAGTTGAAAAGACTGTTCGTTATGCGAAAATGTTAGAAAACGCAGGATGCCAAATTTTAACAGTTCATGGCCGAGCAAGAGAACAAAAAGGACCGCGAACTGGATTGGCTGACTGGAAATATGTAAAGGCTataaaaaatgcaataaaaattcCTGTCTTTTCCAATggaaatatacaatattttgaCGATGTAGAGAGATGTATAAAAGAAACTGGCGTTGAAGGCGTCATGGTGGCTGAGGGTAATTTGCATAACCCTGCActttttgataataaaattcCAAATGTTTGTGACATATCATTAGAATATTTGGATTTTGTTGATAAGTATCCCCCATGTCCACTGTCATATGCTAGGggacatattttcaaaatttgtgtTCATAGTTTGCAAAAGCATACTGAAATACGAGACAAACTTGGTAATAGCAAAAGCATATATGACATAAGAACAGCTATTTTGGAACTGCAAGATATTTGCAAAGAAAAGTGTCAAAAAGGAGATTCGTCTAATGACATGCTACCTCTTCCGCATTGGGTATGCCAGCCTTATGTGCGGCCAGCAATTCGGCATGAAACTGAAAAAGCACAAAAACGATCTTTCGAGTCAAGTGATGCCCTAAAAAACGTAACTGAAATTTCTAAGAAGaagttgaaaaaattgtttaaaaaacaTGGACAATTAGTGAATGGAATGACTCCAACACAAGAGCAAATTGAAAGTgttttaaaaatggaaaaggCAAGGACTAAACTAGTTTATGAGAAATGTTCAAAATGTGGGAATCCTCGTGGTGAACGATGTGTGTTTTTGTATTGTAAATCGTGCTGCAAAAAGAGGACAAAAGAGATTTCATTATCTTGTCCTAGACATCAGAACAATAAAACAACTGCAACTGAGTTCATTCTCCAGAAAGAATAGATCTCAAATTATGCCACTATTTTGACAGCGAGTTGAAATATTTGCTTGTTTAATACTTGACCTGCTATTGActcaaattattttaatttaatcacaGAGGGGTATTTTGCTAAATTTacgagaataaaaataaattgatattttagTTTTTAAGAGTATTTAATACCATTCAGTGGCGATCACTGTCACTGACCAGTAATGTAATTTAggttttataaattaatttaaacgCTACACAAGGCGCATTCGTaactgtttattttttgtaGTAATTTAGTATTGAACTTTTTATCCCGTGCAAAAATAGTTACGATAAGGAGTACCATGCTTAAATATAATGTAACTTATAACTTTAGCATGGAGTTTTTTTAGGCCTTTGCGAAAATAAAATCATCTAGTTTTGTTCTAAATGCAATGTCATATCCTTAGTTTAGTGATTGTGGCttgatgaattttatttgaTGCATTTGACTTCATGCACTATTgagaaaattattaaaatgtcaTTATTTGTgcatattttcagattttatttaaacatatttttagaattttttattttttttttattattattattttcttcagtGATATTGCACATCAGAATGAAGATTTAAGTGAGCTTTCACAGGTACTATGTATGGTTCATAAAATTTAGTTCAGCTTCAATATTCAATTATATAATAAATCTATAATTTCATATATAGTAGAGGGCTTTTCAAATAATCTTTATTTTCAGAACAAAACAATTCTTCAATATGACTGCACTTATCGCATATTGTATATCCCTATTGGCAAGGCGATTGAGCACCGCAACATCAGCTCAGAAACTTGGACAATTGGAGCCAGCTGTTAAGCATAGGACTCTTTC contains:
- the LOC120330867 gene encoding tRNA-dihydrouridine(16/17) synthase [NAD(P)(+)]-like, which gives rise to MKEEEIASEHTGFRLWRELGRPKMIVAPMVDQSELAWRMLSRKYGAQLCYTPMLHASVFIRNEQYRKDALTSCNEDRPLIVQFCANDPEILLKASVLAQDHCDAVDLNLGCPQAIARRGHYGAFLQDDWDLISKMVSLCHKNLSIPITCKIRIFLTVEKTVRYAKMLENAGCQILTVHGRAREQKGPRTGLADWKYVKAIKNAIKIPVFSNGNIQYFDDVERCIKETGVEGVMVAEGNLHNPALFDNKIPNVCDISLEYLDFVDKYPPCPLSYARGHIFKICVHSLQKHTEIRDKLGNSKSIYDIRTAILELQDICKEKCQKGDSSNDMLPLPHWVCQPYVRPAIRHETEKAQKRSFESSDALKNVTEISKKKLKKLFKKHGQLVNGMTPTQEQIESVLKMEKARTKLVYEKCSKCGNPRGERCVFLYCKSCCKKRTKEISLSCPRHQNNKTTATEFILQKE